The genomic segment CGCGCGTGACCGAGGTCGCGACCGACGACGTGCCGCCGACCTCCCACCCGCTGCCCCTCGCGAACGTGTTCCGCGACGACATCGTCGAGCCGAGCCTCCCGCCGGAGAAGGCGCTGTCCACCGCGCCCGAGACCGAGGACGGGCGCTTCAAGGTTCCTCGGATCATCGAGGAGGCGTAGCCGTGCCCGAGCTGTGGCAGCTCGATGCGGTGGCCCTCGCGAAGGCCGTGCGCGACGGTGAGGCGAGCGCGCGCGAGGTCGTCGACGCCCACCTCACCCGGATCGAGGCGCTGGAGCCGGACGTCCACGCGTTCATCACGCTGACCCCCGAGCTGGCGCGAGAGCAGGCCGATGCGGTCGACCGCGCCCGCGCGAACAAGGAGCCCCTCGGCCCGCTGGCCGGCGTCCCGACGGCGGTCAAGGACATCTTCTGCACCGACGGCGTCCGCACGACGGCCGGCTCGCGCATCCTCGAGGAGTACGTTCCGCCCTACGATGCCACCGCCGTCATCAAGATCCGCGAGGCCGGTATGCCGCTCCTCGGTAAGACGAACCAGGACGAGTTCGCGATGGGCTCCTCGACGGAGAACTCGGCGTTCGGCGTGAGCAAGAATCCGTGGGACCTGGCGCGGGTGCCCGGCGGATCGAGCGGAGGCAGCTCGGCGGCCGTCGCCGCCGGGATGGCGCCGATCACCTACGGCACCGACACCGGCGGCTCGATCCGGCAGCCCGCGTCGTTGTGCGGGGTCGTCGGCGTGCGGCCGACGTACGGGCTGGTGTCGCGGTACGGGATCATCGCGTTCGCGTCCTCGCTCGACCAGGTCGGACCGTTCGCGCGGACCGTCCGCGACGCGGCTGCAGGTCTTCAGGCAGTCGCCGGGCACGATCCGCGCGACTCGACGAGCATCGCGAACTCGGTGCCCGACTACTTGGCGGCGCTCGATCGTGGCGTCGAAGGCTTACGGGTCGGCGTCGTCCGGGAAGGGATGGGGGAGGGGGCGCAGTCCTCGGTCAAGGCCCGCGTCGTGGAGGCGGCCGAGCGCTTCGGCAAGCTTGGGTGCTCGGTCGACGAGGTGTCGCTCCCGTCGTTCGACCTCGCGCTGTCTGCCTACTACCTGATCGCGCCGGCCGAATGCTCCTCGAATCTCGCGCGCTACGACGGCGTGCGCTACGGCTACCGCGCGCCGGATCCCCGGGACGTCATGGACATGAACATGCGCAGCCGCGCGCACGGCTTCGGCGACGAGGTGAAGCGCCGGATCATGCTCGGCACCTACGCGCTGTCGGCCGGCTACTACGACGCCTACTACGGCAAGGCGCAGAAAGTCCGGACGCTCGTGATCCGCGACTTCGAAGCCGCGTACGAGCGGTTCGACTTCCTGATCTGCCCGACGAGCCCGACGACGGCCTTCAAGATCGGCGAGAAGGCCGACGACCCGCTCGCGATGTACCTCTCCGACCTGTTCACGATCCCGACGAACCTCGCGGGGTCGACCGCGATCAGCGTGCCGTGCGGCCTGGCCGACGACGGCCTGCCGGTCGGGCTGCAGCTGCTCGGCCCGCCGCTGTCCGAGGAGCTCTTGTTCCGGGCGGGCCACGCCTTCGAGCGCGACCTCGGCCCGCTCCCGGCGCCGCCTCTGTGGGAATCCCGATGACCGACGTCGTTCACGCCAGACCTCGGGCCCCGCTCGTTACTCGCGTGATCCAAGTGTTCGGCCTCGCAGCGCTGGTGTTCGGCGGGCTGATCCTGTTCGATGCCCGCGATTGCCAGGAGCTCGACTGCCTCGCCGGGCCCATCGGGATCGCCATCATGGTCTGGGGCGCGGTCGCGCTCCTCAGCGGCTTGCGGGGACCGGCCGGCTTCGCATTCCTCATTGGGGCGATCGTGCTGGGGCTCGCGTTCACCTGGGTCAAAGCCCTCTGGGGAGTGATCGGCCTGCTGGTTCTGAGCATGCTCGTGACCGCGAGCAAAGATCGGCTTGCGCCGTACTACCGGCGGAAGTCGAAGAGCGAGTCGTCGTGACCGAGTCGGAGCGGCCGCTCCCGGTGCGCGTGTTGAGGCTCGCCGGATGGGCGATGCTTGGGTTCGCGGCGGTGGCGTTCGGCATCGGCGCGATCCTCAAGTTCGACGAGCTCGCGAAGATCTGGGCCGCGATCGGCGGGATCCTGCTCGTCACCGCCGCGCTGGCGTTCCTCGGCAGCCGCCCGACGATCGGTGGGATGACGGCAGCGATGGTCGCCTGCACGCTGCTGCTGCTCTTCCCGCCGGTCGGAACCATCATCACCATCGTGATCGCGGTCATCGCGAGCCAGAGCTGGCCGCAGCTCCGCGAGTACTACGGCCTCAGACGGAGGGCGGCATGACCGCAAACGGTTACGAGACGGTGATCGGGCTCGAGTGCCACGTCGAGCTGGCCACCGCTTCGAAGATGTTCTGCGGCTGCCGGACGACTTTCGGCGGCGAGCCGAACACGCGCACTTGTCCCGTGTGTCTCGGGGAGCCGGGATCGCTGCCCGTCGCCAACCGCAAGGCGATCGAG from the Actinomycetota bacterium genome contains:
- the gatC gene encoding Asp-tRNA(Asn)/Glu-tRNA(Gln) amidotransferase subunit GatC, with protein sequence MALTREEVLHVARLARLAMSDDEVDRFRGQLSAILEHAARVTEVATDDVPPTSHPLPLANVFRDDIVEPSLPPEKALSTAPETEDGRFKVPRIIEEA
- the gatA gene encoding Asp-tRNA(Asn)/Glu-tRNA(Gln) amidotransferase subunit GatA, which produces MPELWQLDAVALAKAVRDGEASAREVVDAHLTRIEALEPDVHAFITLTPELAREQADAVDRARANKEPLGPLAGVPTAVKDIFCTDGVRTTAGSRILEEYVPPYDATAVIKIREAGMPLLGKTNQDEFAMGSSTENSAFGVSKNPWDLARVPGGSSGGSSAAVAAGMAPITYGTDTGGSIRQPASLCGVVGVRPTYGLVSRYGIIAFASSLDQVGPFARTVRDAAAGLQAVAGHDPRDSTSIANSVPDYLAALDRGVEGLRVGVVREGMGEGAQSSVKARVVEAAERFGKLGCSVDEVSLPSFDLALSAYYLIAPAECSSNLARYDGVRYGYRAPDPRDVMDMNMRSRAHGFGDEVKRRIMLGTYALSAGYYDAYYGKAQKVRTLVIRDFEAAYERFDFLICPTSPTTAFKIGEKADDPLAMYLSDLFTIPTNLAGSTAISVPCGLADDGLPVGLQLLGPPLSEELLFRAGHAFERDLGPLPAPPLWESR